Proteins encoded in a region of the Sphingopyxis sp. OAS728 genome:
- a CDS encoding acyltransferase family protein — MTESREGIRRKSIWSRAQEMAGQAPPERNRYVDFLRALSILAVVVGHWLVAAPYMKDGAVEGGHLLGILPWTQWLTWGFQVMPLFFLVGGFSNGMSWAATLRKGGSYESWYSGRLQRLINPVLPLFLIWTLVAMFGTLAGVDRGVVAMAAQLALIPVWFLSVYLMVAAVVPLTWRAWKRWGFASFWMLGAGAVAIDVAALRFGVPYVNFLNFGFVWLAIHQLGFAWSEGRLRPGRALLWGIGGLVALGLLVGFGPYPVAMIGVPGSGLSNSMPPTIALLALGIAQAGFALALEPAGRRMLDSLRIWIGVVLVNGMIMTIYLWHLTAFVLVMVAAWLLGGIGLDVAPGSAPWWLARPIWFALYIAALFPLITLFARYERASKDSGEVPHWRLIVGLIFICAGLGATAAISIASPLGVTGVRLWLVALPFVGAAIAQFGPIHRLSQSRA; from the coding sequence TTGACCGAAAGCCGCGAGGGCATCCGCCGCAAGAGCATCTGGTCGCGTGCGCAAGAGATGGCCGGACAGGCGCCGCCCGAGCGCAATCGCTACGTCGATTTCCTCCGCGCGCTGTCGATTCTTGCGGTGGTCGTCGGCCACTGGCTCGTCGCAGCGCCCTATATGAAGGATGGCGCGGTCGAGGGCGGACACCTGCTCGGCATATTGCCGTGGACGCAGTGGCTGACCTGGGGATTCCAGGTGATGCCGCTCTTCTTCCTCGTCGGCGGTTTCTCGAACGGCATGTCGTGGGCCGCGACGCTGCGCAAGGGCGGCTCGTACGAAAGCTGGTATAGCGGGCGCTTGCAGCGGCTGATCAACCCGGTGTTGCCATTGTTCCTGATCTGGACGCTCGTCGCGATGTTCGGAACGCTCGCGGGGGTCGATCGCGGCGTCGTCGCGATGGCGGCGCAGCTTGCTTTGATCCCGGTGTGGTTCCTGTCGGTTTACCTGATGGTCGCGGCTGTTGTGCCGTTGACGTGGCGGGCGTGGAAACGCTGGGGCTTCGCTTCCTTCTGGATGCTCGGTGCGGGCGCGGTCGCGATCGATGTTGCGGCGCTGCGCTTCGGCGTGCCCTACGTCAATTTCCTCAACTTCGGCTTTGTCTGGCTCGCGATCCACCAGCTCGGCTTCGCGTGGAGCGAGGGGCGGCTGAGGCCGGGCAGGGCGCTGCTGTGGGGCATCGGCGGGCTGGTCGCGCTCGGCTTGCTTGTCGGTTTCGGGCCCTATCCGGTCGCGATGATCGGCGTGCCGGGAAGCGGCCTCAGCAATTCGATGCCGCCGACGATCGCGCTGCTGGCGCTCGGCATCGCGCAGGCGGGCTTCGCGCTCGCGCTCGAGCCTGCGGGGCGGCGGATGCTCGATAGCCTTCGCATCTGGATCGGCGTCGTGCTCGTCAACGGCATGATCATGACGATCTATCTCTGGCACCTCACCGCCTTCGTCCTCGTGATGGTCGCGGCGTGGCTGCTCGGCGGGATCGGGCTCGATGTGGCGCCCGGCAGCGCGCCATGGTGGCTCGCGCGGCCCATTTGGTTTGCTCTCTATATCGCGGCGCTTTTTCCGCTGATCACCCTCTTCGCCCGCTACGAACGCGCGAGCAAGGACAGCGGCGAGGTGCCGCACTGGCGCCTGATCGTCGGACTGATCTTCATCTGTGCTGGGCTCGGCGCCACCGCGGCGATCAGCATCGCGAGCCCGCTCGGCGTGACGGGTGTGCGCCTCTGGCTCGTCGCGCTACCCTTCGTCGGCGCTGCGATCGCGCAATTCGGCCCGATCCATCGACTGTCGCAATCGCGGGCCTGA
- a CDS encoding pyridoxamine 5'-phosphate oxidase family protein, which translates to MTAIDSIAALEAVVGKAPPAIDLKVIDHLDATALRWLAASPLMFAGTGGDAGIAITLAGGAPGFARGDAAVLSIPLEFFDDPGLLRPGAGFGSLFLLPGIGETLRINGRVASADGVARIAVEECYVHCAKALIRSDFWKAEPDESAPADPDAFVAASRFMALATIDPKGAADLSPKGDPAGLMARKDGDALCFPDRPGNRRTDSFRNIIAQPRIAAALLIPGASSVATFTGSAALTSDEAARAPFTVGDKQPLLTARVDDLAIRIAPSAALRRAALWPAAAAPADISPAKMFAEHLRLNKNKGIGARIASAVVSIPGFMQKGLDKDYKDNLY; encoded by the coding sequence ATGACCGCCATCGACAGCATCGCCGCACTCGAAGCCGTGGTGGGCAAGGCCCCGCCCGCGATCGACCTCAAGGTGATTGACCATCTCGACGCCACCGCGCTGCGCTGGCTCGCCGCCTCGCCGCTGATGTTCGCGGGTACCGGCGGCGACGCCGGCATCGCGATCACGCTCGCTGGCGGGGCTCCGGGTTTCGCGCGCGGCGACGCGGCAGTGCTTTCGATTCCGCTGGAGTTTTTCGACGACCCCGGCTTGCTGCGCCCCGGCGCGGGTTTCGGTTCGCTGTTCCTGCTCCCCGGGATCGGCGAGACATTGCGCATCAACGGCCGCGTGGCGAGCGCCGACGGCGTCGCGCGGATCGCGGTCGAGGAATGTTATGTCCATTGCGCCAAGGCGCTGATCCGATCGGACTTCTGGAAAGCCGAACCCGACGAAAGCGCGCCAGCCGACCCCGATGCTTTCGTCGCCGCAAGCCGCTTCATGGCGCTTGCGACGATCGATCCCAAGGGCGCCGCCGACCTTAGCCCCAAGGGCGATCCAGCAGGGCTGATGGCGCGCAAGGACGGCGACGCACTCTGCTTCCCGGACCGCCCGGGCAACCGGCGCACCGACAGTTTCCGTAACATCATCGCGCAGCCGCGCATCGCCGCGGCGCTGCTCATCCCGGGCGCCAGTTCGGTCGCGACCTTCACCGGATCGGCGGCGCTGACGAGCGACGAAGCCGCGCGTGCACCCTTCACTGTCGGCGACAAGCAGCCGCTGCTGACGGCGCGTGTCGACGATCTCGCGATCCGCATCGCGCCCAGCGCCGCGCTGCGCCGAGCCGCGCTGTGGCCCGCCGCGGCTGCTCCGGCGGACATCAGTCCCGCCAAGATGTTCGCCGAGCATCTGCGGCTCAACAAAAACAAGGGCATAGGCGCACGAATCGCCAGCGCGGTGGTTTCGATTCCCGGCTTTATGCAAAAGGGCCTCGACAAGGATTACAAAGACAACCTCTACTAA
- the parC gene encoding DNA topoisomerase IV subunit A produces the protein MATTTDDPDSNDPVPGMTDTPFDSALSERYLVYALSTITARSLPDLRDGLKPVHRRLLWAMRAMRLDPSQGYKKSARVVGDVIGKFHPHGDTAVYDAMVRLAQDFSLRYPLVDGQGNFGNIDGDNAAAYRYTEARLTRVAIDLMQGLDEGTVDFKPTYNGEDEEPEIMPGLFPNLLANGASGIAVGMATNIPPHNAAEVINAALVLIENPRAELAELLEHVKGPDFPTGGIVVDSPETIALAYETGRGGFRVRARFSTGKLGDGSWEDSGIEKQSGGTWQLVISEIPYGVAKGKLIEQIAQLIADKKLPILEDVRDESAEDLRIVLEPKSRNVDPEVLKESLYRLTDLENRFALNLNVLDATRTPKVMGLHQLLTEWLMHQIVVLVRRAQHRIAKIDDRLELVAGYIIAFLNLDRIIEIIRTEDEPKPVMIVEFTLTDRQAEAILNMRLRSLRKLEEMELKREQADLTAEREELAKLIESPARQKTRLRKDLEKLRDVYGLETLLGARRTTISEAAPAREIPLDAMIEKEPVTVILSKRGWIRAQRGHVAADQWAEFKFKEGDELLFAAHAQTTDKLLIAASDGRFFTVGADKLPGGRGFGEPLRLMVDIDPEARIVAMIPASADGRLLLASSSGHGFIAQMAEVVAETRKGRNVVNLKPKAALAVVRPISTGDDSVAVVGENRKLVVFPINEVPVMARGQGVMLQRYRDGGLADAVSFAFAEGLSWAMGGETGRTRTETDLAPWRVARGAAGRMPPTGFPRNNRFG, from the coding sequence ATGGCGACCACCACCGACGATCCCGACAGCAACGATCCCGTCCCCGGCATGACCGATACCCCGTTCGACAGCGCGCTGTCCGAACGCTATCTCGTCTATGCGTTGTCGACGATCACCGCGCGCTCGCTTCCCGATCTGCGCGATGGATTGAAGCCGGTGCACCGCCGCCTGCTGTGGGCAATGCGCGCGATGCGGCTCGACCCGTCGCAGGGTTACAAGAAATCGGCACGGGTCGTCGGCGACGTCATCGGCAAATTCCATCCGCATGGCGACACCGCGGTCTATGACGCGATGGTCCGCCTCGCGCAGGATTTCTCGCTCCGCTATCCGCTCGTCGACGGCCAGGGCAATTTCGGCAATATCGACGGCGATAATGCCGCGGCGTACCGCTATACCGAGGCGCGGCTGACGCGCGTCGCGATCGACCTGATGCAGGGGCTCGACGAGGGCACGGTCGATTTCAAGCCGACATACAATGGCGAGGATGAAGAGCCCGAGATCATGCCCGGGCTGTTCCCGAACCTGCTCGCCAATGGCGCGAGCGGGATCGCGGTCGGCATGGCGACCAATATCCCGCCGCACAACGCCGCCGAGGTCATCAATGCGGCGCTCGTGCTGATCGAGAATCCGCGCGCCGAGCTCGCCGAACTGCTCGAGCATGTTAAAGGCCCCGATTTCCCGACCGGCGGCATCGTCGTCGACAGCCCCGAAACGATCGCTTTGGCCTATGAAACCGGGCGCGGCGGTTTCCGCGTTCGCGCGCGCTTTTCGACCGGCAAGCTGGGTGACGGCAGCTGGGAAGACAGCGGGATCGAGAAACAGTCGGGCGGTACCTGGCAGCTCGTCATCAGCGAAATCCCGTACGGCGTCGCCAAGGGCAAGCTGATCGAGCAGATCGCGCAGCTGATCGCCGACAAGAAATTGCCGATCCTCGAGGATGTCCGCGACGAAAGTGCCGAGGATCTGCGCATCGTCCTCGAACCCAAGAGCCGCAACGTCGACCCCGAGGTATTGAAGGAAAGCCTCTATCGGCTGACCGACCTCGAAAACCGTTTCGCGCTGAACCTTAACGTCCTCGACGCGACGCGCACGCCCAAGGTGATGGGGCTGCACCAGCTGCTCACCGAATGGCTGATGCACCAGATCGTCGTGCTCGTCCGCCGCGCGCAGCATCGGATCGCAAAGATCGACGACCGGTTGGAGCTGGTCGCGGGCTATATCATCGCCTTCCTCAACCTCGACCGGATCATCGAGATCATCCGCACCGAGGACGAGCCGAAGCCGGTGATGATAGTGGAATTCACCCTGACCGACCGGCAGGCCGAGGCGATCCTGAACATGCGGCTGCGCTCGTTGCGCAAGCTCGAGGAAATGGAGCTGAAGCGCGAGCAGGCCGATCTGACCGCCGAGCGCGAGGAGCTCGCCAAGCTGATCGAGAGCCCGGCGCGGCAGAAGACGCGGCTGCGCAAGGACCTTGAAAAGCTGCGCGACGTCTATGGGCTCGAAACCCTGCTCGGCGCGCGCCGCACAACGATTTCCGAAGCGGCGCCCGCACGCGAAATTCCGCTCGACGCGATGATCGAAAAGGAACCGGTAACGGTGATCCTGTCGAAACGCGGATGGATCCGGGCGCAACGCGGCCATGTCGCCGCCGACCAGTGGGCCGAATTCAAGTTCAAGGAAGGCGACGAGCTGCTGTTCGCAGCGCACGCGCAGACGACCGACAAATTGCTGATCGCGGCGAGCGACGGGCGCTTCTTCACCGTCGGCGCCGACAAGCTGCCCGGCGGGCGCGGGTTCGGCGAGCCGCTGCGGCTGATGGTCGATATCGATCCCGAAGCGCGGATCGTCGCGATGATCCCGGCGAGCGCCGACGGCCGCCTGCTGCTCGCCTCGTCAAGCGGCCACGGCTTTATCGCGCAGATGGCCGAGGTGGTCGCCGAGACGCGCAAGGGCCGCAACGTCGTCAATCTGAAACCCAAGGCGGCGCTCGCCGTCGTCCGCCCGATATCGACGGGCGACGACAGCGTCGCGGTCGTCGGCGAGAACCGCAAACTCGTCGTCTTCCCGATCAACGAGGTGCCGGTGATGGCGCGCGGTCAGGGCGTGATGCTGCAACGCTATCGCGACGGCGGGCTTGCCGATGCCGTCAGCTTCGCCTTTGCCGAAGGGTTGAGCTGGGCGATGGGCGGCGAGACCGGGCGCACGCGCACCGAAACCGACCTTGCCCCCTGGCGCGTGGCGCGCGGGGCCGCCGGACGGATGCCTCCGACCGGTTTTCCGCGGAACAATCGCTTCGGCTGA
- a CDS encoding putative bifunctional diguanylate cyclase/phosphodiesterase encodes MPIDRTGEDRPLLFVGWIDALPVPAALIRPMARGNFRLHASNAAFDRLSLSPAGVEAPIEMLRAIERASQYPEESQEFSCQLGDGPAARDLRGSIGPLPTESGDDGLFLLTLIDRTQEMMTERNLRRELVSDSLTGLPNRAGFEELVEQRARHEGPGADHAILLLDLARFSRINEHIGPMAGDELIITVARRLKSSLRSGDILARTGGDEFAISTRVTGGRADVREMARRIRGCFDHPFRIGKLKVSVDCALGCAIQPAADTDVADQLRHAQIALKRAKQTDRIEIYEPEAAMLSDNRFGMETELRNAIEEDRLHLAFQPLIELSSGRVAGFEALARWDNSSGHAVSPTEFIPIAEDSGLIVPLGQWAIGKAAEVLADWDRQNGGKVVDAYFSVNVSAIQLVRDDLATVVRQALESQKIGGERLMIELTESAIIGDPDLALSVLSELKALDARVAMDDFGTGYSNLAYLQRLPIDVLKIDRSFVEHMVDDRDKVAIVRTIQSLAEVLGMKTTAEGVETADQARLLSALGCDFGQGFLFARPMDGKAALEYWRQSLVRPIF; translated from the coding sequence ATGCCTATCGATAGAACCGGCGAAGACCGGCCCTTATTGTTCGTCGGCTGGATCGACGCGTTGCCCGTCCCGGCCGCGCTGATCAGACCGATGGCGCGCGGCAATTTCCGCCTGCATGCCAGCAACGCCGCGTTCGATCGGTTGAGCCTGTCCCCCGCGGGCGTCGAGGCGCCGATCGAGATGCTGCGCGCGATCGAGCGCGCATCGCAATATCCGGAGGAATCGCAGGAATTCTCGTGCCAGCTTGGTGACGGACCCGCCGCGCGCGACCTGCGCGGGTCGATCGGTCCGCTGCCGACCGAATCGGGCGACGACGGGCTGTTCCTGCTCACGCTGATCGACCGGACGCAGGAAATGATGACCGAGCGCAATTTGCGCCGCGAACTCGTTTCCGACAGCCTGACCGGGCTGCCCAACCGCGCAGGCTTCGAGGAGCTGGTCGAACAGCGTGCGCGCCACGAGGGGCCCGGTGCCGATCATGCGATCCTGCTGCTCGACCTCGCGCGGTTTAGCCGCATCAACGAACATATCGGCCCGATGGCGGGCGACGAGCTGATCATCACCGTCGCGCGGCGGCTGAAATCGAGCCTGCGCAGCGGCGACATATTGGCGCGCACCGGCGGCGATGAATTCGCAATATCGACGCGCGTCACCGGCGGCCGCGCCGATGTGCGCGAAATGGCGCGGCGCATTCGCGGCTGCTTCGATCACCCCTTCCGCATCGGCAAGCTGAAGGTCAGCGTCGATTGCGCGCTCGGCTGTGCGATCCAGCCGGCAGCTGACACCGATGTCGCCGATCAGCTGCGTCATGCACAGATTGCGCTCAAGCGCGCGAAGCAGACCGACCGCATCGAAATCTATGAACCCGAAGCCGCGATGCTGTCGGACAATCGCTTCGGGATGGAGACCGAGCTGCGCAACGCGATCGAGGAAGACCGGCTCCACCTCGCCTTCCAGCCGTTGATCGAACTGTCGAGCGGCCGCGTCGCCGGGTTTGAGGCGCTCGCGCGCTGGGACAACAGCAGCGGCCATGCGGTTTCGCCGACCGAATTCATCCCGATCGCCGAGGATTCGGGGCTGATCGTTCCGCTCGGCCAATGGGCGATCGGCAAGGCGGCGGAAGTGCTCGCCGATTGGGACCGGCAGAATGGCGGCAAGGTGGTCGACGCCTATTTCTCGGTCAATGTTTCGGCGATCCAGCTGGTGCGCGACGACCTTGCCACGGTGGTGCGCCAGGCGCTCGAAAGCCAGAAGATCGGCGGCGAACGGCTGATGATCGAACTCACCGAAAGCGCGATCATCGGCGACCCCGACCTCGCGCTGTCGGTGCTCAGCGAGTTGAAGGCGCTCGACGCGCGCGTCGCGATGGACGATTTCGGTACCGGCTATTCGAACCTCGCCTATCTGCAGCGCCTGCCGATCGACGTGCTCAAGATCGACCGCAGCTTCGTCGAACATATGGTCGACGACCGCGACAAGGTGGCGATCGTCCGCACGATCCAGAGCCTCGCCGAAGTGCTGGGGATGAAGACCACCGCCGAGGGCGTCGAGACCGCCGACCAGGCGCGTCTGCTGTCGGCGCTCGGATGCGATTTCGGCCAGGGCTTCCTGTTCGCGCGGCCGATGGATGGCAAGGCCGCGCTCGAATATTGGCGTCAGTCGCTGGTGCGGCCGATCTTCTGA
- a CDS encoding CCA tRNA nucleotidyltransferase, giving the protein MTVLPGAEWRDRPGLRRIVAALRSDGGAVKIVGGAVRDTLLGLPVTDIDLATPLLPQDVTRRLEAADIKVIPTGIAHGTVTAIASGDHHEITTLRRDVETDGRRATVAFADDWRDDAARRDFTINALYADPDSGAIDDWFGGLADLNAGRVAFIGDAATRIAEDHLRILRFYRFAARFGRGELDAVSHAAVVTARQSLKSLSRERIADELLKILSLPDPRAIVGQMSADGIFAVLLPELDPGFAVAFDRLLANEDTAAVPVSPLRRLASLLPADAAIAEQVASRLRLSTRQRKHLAALGGSRGDVARPIRQLAYAIGVDAARDVHLLVGDPAALAALADWQVPEMPLKGGDIVARGIAVGPEVARILKAVEAEWVAEDFPGAVRVAELVDQKIGRTSD; this is encoded by the coding sequence GTGACGGTCCTTCCCGGCGCCGAATGGCGCGACCGTCCCGGCCTGCGCCGCATCGTCGCCGCACTGCGCAGCGACGGCGGCGCGGTGAAAATCGTCGGCGGCGCGGTGCGCGATACGCTGCTAGGCTTGCCCGTCACCGACATCGACCTCGCAACGCCTTTGCTGCCGCAGGATGTGACGCGGCGGCTCGAGGCGGCGGATATCAAGGTGATCCCAACCGGCATCGCGCACGGCACCGTCACCGCGATCGCCAGCGGCGACCATCACGAGATCACGACCCTGCGCCGCGACGTCGAAACCGACGGCCGCCGCGCAACGGTCGCCTTCGCCGATGACTGGCGCGACGACGCCGCACGGCGCGACTTCACGATCAATGCACTCTACGCCGACCCCGATAGCGGCGCGATCGACGACTGGTTCGGCGGCCTTGCCGATCTCAACGCGGGGCGTGTCGCCTTCATCGGCGATGCCGCGACACGGATTGCCGAGGACCATCTGCGCATCCTGCGCTTCTATCGCTTCGCGGCGCGCTTCGGGCGCGGCGAGCTCGACGCGGTCAGCCACGCTGCGGTCGTGACCGCGCGCCAGTCGCTCAAAAGCTTGTCGCGCGAACGCATCGCCGACGAACTGCTCAAGATCCTCTCGCTGCCCGATCCGCGTGCGATCGTCGGCCAAATGTCGGCCGACGGCATATTCGCGGTGCTGCTGCCCGAACTCGATCCGGGCTTCGCCGTCGCGTTCGACCGGCTGCTGGCCAATGAGGATACCGCAGCCGTTCCGGTTTCGCCGCTGCGCCGCCTCGCGTCCTTGCTACCCGCCGACGCCGCGATCGCTGAACAGGTCGCGAGCCGGCTGCGCCTGTCGACGCGCCAGCGCAAACATCTCGCCGCGCTTGGCGGAAGCCGCGGCGACGTCGCGCGGCCGATCCGTCAACTCGCTTATGCCATCGGCGTCGACGCTGCGCGCGACGTGCACCTGCTCGTGGGTGATCCCGCAGCACTTGCGGCCTTGGCCGACTGGCAGGTTCCGGAAATGCCACTCAAGGGCGGCGACATCGTTGCGCGCGGGATCGCGGTCGGCCCCGAGGTCGCGCGCATCCTGAAGGCGGTCGAGGCCGAGTGGGTGGCGGAGGATTTCCCCGGCGCAGTACGGGTCGCCGAGCTCGTCGATCAGAAGATCGGCCGCACCAGCGACTGA
- a CDS encoding CoA pyrophosphatase produces the protein MLSDKLRAALDNLLPDAGEDETYLGTPTLRDAAVLIAFTDRPDPGVILTQRPQWLRSHAGQVAFPGGKIDPGDRDAIDAALREAEEEIGLSRHDVMIAGATEPYRSGSGYIITPVLGVIPPDLPLDPNPDEVEDWFEVPLDILFDPDNYTQHHANWQGQDRHYYDMDWQGRRIWGVTAGIIINLARRMPAGWHR, from the coding sequence ATGCTGTCGGACAAGCTGCGTGCCGCGCTCGACAATCTGCTGCCCGATGCGGGCGAGGACGAAACCTATCTCGGCACCCCGACGCTGCGCGATGCCGCGGTGCTGATCGCCTTCACCGATCGCCCCGACCCCGGCGTCATCCTGACCCAGCGGCCGCAATGGCTGCGCAGCCATGCGGGGCAGGTCGCCTTTCCCGGGGGCAAGATTGATCCCGGCGACCGCGACGCGATCGACGCCGCGTTGCGCGAGGCCGAAGAAGAAATCGGCCTCAGCCGCCACGATGTCATGATCGCGGGTGCGACCGAGCCCTATCGGTCGGGCAGCGGCTATATCATCACGCCGGTACTCGGGGTGATCCCGCCCGATCTGCCGCTCGACCCCAACCCCGACGAGGTCGAGGACTGGTTCGAGGTGCCGCTCGACATATTGTTCGATCCCGACAATTACACGCAGCATCATGCGAATTGGCAGGGACAGGATCGCCATTATTATGACATGGACTGGCAGGGGCGGCGGATTTGGGGCGTGACGGCGGGGATTATCATCAATCTGGCGCGGCGGATGCCGGCGGGCTGGCACCGGTGA
- a CDS encoding DUF1285 domain-containing protein produces MVTPAPSLPKEFSQLSLTEAAELLAARKLPPVEQWHPERTGDSFMEIRADGSWFHEGGRINRPAMVKLFSTILRREPDGSHVLVTPAERLSIAVEDTPFRAVEMKSEGEGAARKLVFRLDTDDLVMAGADHPLSFGGDADNPDPRLHVRGTIGNGLEARIDRALYYEIVDMALAEDADAPAIWSNGTRFPLVDA; encoded by the coding sequence ATGGTCACCCCTGCGCCGTCGCTTCCGAAAGAATTTTCGCAGCTTTCGCTGACCGAAGCCGCCGAACTGCTGGCGGCGCGCAAGCTGCCGCCGGTCGAGCAATGGCATCCCGAGCGGACTGGCGACAGTTTCATGGAAATCCGCGCCGACGGCAGCTGGTTTCATGAGGGCGGGCGCATCAACCGGCCCGCGATGGTCAAGCTCTTCTCGACGATCCTGCGCCGCGAGCCCGATGGCAGCCATGTGCTCGTGACGCCCGCCGAAAGGCTGTCGATCGCGGTCGAGGATACGCCGTTCCGCGCGGTTGAGATGAAAAGCGAAGGCGAGGGGGCGGCGCGCAAACTGGTCTTCCGGCTCGACACCGACGACCTGGTTATGGCCGGTGCCGATCATCCGCTCAGCTTCGGCGGCGATGCCGACAATCCCGACCCGCGGCTGCACGTCCGGGGCACGATCGGTAACGGGCTCGAGGCGCGGATCGACCGCGCGCTCTATTATGAGATCGTCGACATGGCGCTGGCCGAGGACGCCGACGCGCCCGCGATCTGGTCGAACGGCACGCGCTTTCCGTTGGTGGACGCCTGA
- a CDS encoding GNAT family N-acetyltransferase produces MVELLPLSNIEPQAVEDLLDAAFGSDRFGRTAYRIREGMDAVPALSFALVEDGALVGTIQCWPVALRAPDAAGVPLVMVGPVAIRPDVQRGGHGRTLMAQMLDAAETEADGALMMIGDPEYYGRFFGFTADATGAWDLPGPFERRRLLARAVNGHDLPTGAGMIGPR; encoded by the coding sequence TTGGTCGAGTTACTTCCATTGTCGAATATCGAGCCGCAGGCGGTCGAGGATCTGCTCGACGCCGCTTTCGGATCGGATCGCTTTGGACGAACCGCCTACCGCATCCGCGAAGGCATGGATGCGGTGCCTGCGCTCAGCTTCGCGCTGGTCGAGGACGGCGCGCTGGTCGGCACGATCCAGTGCTGGCCCGTCGCGCTGCGTGCGCCCGATGCCGCCGGCGTCCCGCTGGTGATGGTCGGCCCGGTCGCGATCCGCCCCGACGTCCAGCGCGGCGGTCATGGGCGCACGTTGATGGCGCAGATGCTCGATGCCGCCGAAACCGAAGCCGACGGCGCGCTGATGATGATCGGCGACCCCGAATATTATGGCCGCTTCTTCGGCTTCACCGCCGATGCGACGGGCGCATGGGACTTGCCCGGCCCGTTCGAGCGTCGTCGCCTGCTCGCGCGGGCGGTGAACGGGCACGACCTGCCGACGGGCGCGGGAATGATCGGGCCGCGCTGA
- a CDS encoding dihydroneopterin aldolase codes for MTDTLWLEVNGLTAQVLTGIYSEETHLPQPLRISVRAKLAMADHYDPVTPLSRSKNYMHLKFAATEGIPKDVHFVLIESVADHIIDTLFLQDEKVEEVEVKIVKLAIAEEGEEIGITMQRARK; via the coding sequence GTGACCGATACATTGTGGCTGGAAGTGAACGGGCTGACCGCCCAGGTGCTGACCGGCATCTATTCCGAAGAAACCCACCTGCCGCAGCCGCTGCGCATCTCGGTGCGCGCGAAGCTGGCGATGGCCGATCATTATGATCCGGTGACACCGCTCAGCCGCTCGAAAAATTACATGCACCTCAAATTCGCGGCGACCGAGGGCATTCCCAAGGATGTGCATTTCGTCCTGATCGAAAGCGTCGCCGACCATATCATCGACACTTTGTTCCTGCAGGACGAGAAGGTCGAAGAGGTCGAGGTGAAGATCGTCAAGCTCGCGATCGCCGAGGAGGGCGAGGAGATCGGCATCACGATGCAGCGGGCGCGCAAGTGA